Proteins encoded by one window of Agelaius phoeniceus isolate bAgePho1 chromosome 5, bAgePho1.hap1, whole genome shotgun sequence:
- the LOC129119300 gene encoding endonuclease domain-containing 1 protein-like encodes MLGLLLLLQVLASCLWLGHSEVVKSFVSCPQFFYSGLPPNDALNPRNPAWICQRLSNSYHYATLYDRDRRIPVYSAYKYRPGAGKRPDVAWLLEPQLIGENDLKEMTSEMTLMYNHKFTLDQIKDSQAIPGDYTQLKGLDRGHLCPSGHLETILSMAATFTQTNIVPQDRILNNGKWNTYESDTMPEMTKGCKNTFVVTGAVPGNTYVSNGRVNKPSHIWSAACCVVDKNPTKAWGIIAENDKNEVQNMTLGELEERLTELYNATVTLFGTACPRQ; translated from the exons atgctggggctgctgctgctgctgcaggtgttggccagctgcctgtggctgggacacagcgAGGTGGTCAAGTCCTTTGTGAGTTGTCCTCAGTTTTTTTACTCAGGCCTTCCCCCAAATGATGCCCTGAACCCAAGGAACCCAGCCTGGATCTGCCAGCGTTTGAGCAACTCGTATCACTATGCCACCCTGTACGACAGAGACAGGAGAATCCCAGTGTACTCTGCATACAAATACAGGCCTGGAGCTGGCAAGAGACCAGATGTGGCATGGCTTCTTGAGCCCCAG CTTATAGGTGAAAATGATCTTAAAGAGATGACAAGTGAGATGACCCTCATGTACAATCACAAATTCACCTTAGACCAAATCAAAGACAGCCAGGCTATTCCTGGTGACTACACACAACTGAAGGGTTTGGACCGTGGCCATTTGTGCCCCAGTGGCCATTTGGAGACTATATTGAGCATGGCAGCCACCTTCACCCAGACCAACATAGTGCCCCAGGACAGGATTCTCAACAATGGCAAGTGGAACACCTACGAGTCTGATACCATGCCTGAAATGACCAAGGGCTGTAAAAACACCTTTGTGGTCACgggtgctgtgcctgggaaCACCTACGTGTCCAACGGGAGGGTGAACAAACCCAGCCACATCTGGTCAGCTGCCTGCTGCGTGGTggacaaaaaccccacaaaggCTTGGGGGATCATTGCTGAGAACGACAAGAATGAGGTGCAGAACATGACACtgggggagctggaggagaggtTGACTGAGCTCTACAATGCAACAGTTACCCTATTTGGCACTGCCTGTCCCAGGCAATAA
- the LOC129119812 gene encoding endonuclease domain-containing 1 protein-like, with the protein MLGLLLLQVLASCLWLGHSEVLNSFDNCLQFFYAGTIPNDALNPKNPAWICQRFRNAYHYATLYDRDGRIPVYSAYIYHPAKGKRAKSWFVEPQLTGKSNLKEMESEKRLIDQYKISAEDIKESQAVCDDYKGLKGLDRGHLNPSGHMDNDVSKMATFTLTNIVPQDSDLNDRQWRVYEDIKMIEKTTGCTSTYVITGAVPGKTSVSNERVNRPSHIWSAACCLENEKPAKAWGAIAENDKNQVEELSLGKLEEKLTELYGKTVTLFNNACPRQ; encoded by the exons atgctggggctgctgctgctgcaggtgttgGCCAGCTGCCTCTGGCTGGGACACAGCGAGGTGCTGAACTCCTTTGATAATTGTCTTCAGTTCTTCTATGCGGGGACCATTCCAAATGATGCCCTGAACCCAAAGAACCCAGCCTGGATCTGTCAGCGCTTCAGGAACGCGTATCACTATGCCACCCTGTACGACAGAGACGGGAGAATCCCAGTGTACTCTGCATACATCTACCACCCTGCTAAAGGCAAAAGAGCTAAATCATGGTTTGTTGAGCCTCAG CTCACAGGTAAAAGTAATCTCAAAGAGATGGAATCAGAGAAACGCCTCATAGATCAATACAAAATCTCTGCAGAAGATATCAAAGAGAGCCAGGCTGTATGCGATGACTACAAAGGACTGAAGGGTTTGGACCGTGGCCATTTGAATCCCAGTGGCCATATGGATAACGATGTGAGTAAAATGGCCACCTTCACCCTGACCAACATAGTGCCCCAGGACAGCGATCTCAACGATAGACAGTGGAGGGTCTACGAGGATATAAAAATGATTGAAAAGACCACGGGCTGTACAAGCACCTACGTGATCACgggtgctgtgcctgggaagaCTTCCGTGTCCAACGAGAGGGTGAACAGACCCAGCCACATCTGGTCAGCTGCCTGCTGCCTGGAGAACGAAAAGCCCGCAAAGGCTTGGGGGGCCATTGCTGAGAATGACAAGAACCAGGTGGaggagctcagcctggggaagctGGAGGAGAAGTTGACTGAGCTCTATGGTAAAACGGTTACCTTGTTCAACAACGCCTGTCCCCGGCAATAA